In a genomic window of Chryseobacterium sp. G0162:
- the bshC gene encoding bacillithiol biosynthesis cysteine-adding enzyme BshC: protein MKTINKISFNDIESIPQLVKDFLNHDIEGFENKTFSVEHFSEQIHLKKDSFSSEQRNILYDVFEKQLSDLTLSSKQKENLEHLKLPNTFTITTGHQLNLFSGPVFFVYKILQTIKTCAYLKEHFPDFNFVPVYWMASEDHDFAEINHFKTENNYYEINEKSGGPVGRIKINDTYFISEFEKEFKDSVFGTELILMLKEAYKVGNTLTQAIQILVNRLFSKFGLLILDGDSKELKEQIKEVFKDELLHFSLHKTSKDKVDFLTDKYGKVQVNPREINLFYLSETRDRIDFNGQKYIVVDKHIQFTEDEIIAELENHPEKFSPNALMRPVYQEKVLPNLAYIGGNAEIMYWLELKDYFSKLDIPFPILIPRNSMLFLKEKILGKIEKLDLKIEDFFQNFTVITNQKILNNNPILELLNTKEEMLVNNFVALKAAVETTEKSFGNMVKAEEVRQLKSFKRMKKRLLHAEKIKQNELLERLEKLFLDVHPSKTWQERVFNFSVFFSDEGYPWLENCLEEMVVQDSKLIIVAI from the coding sequence TTGAAAACAATTAATAAAATATCATTTAATGATATAGAAAGCATACCTCAATTGGTAAAAGATTTTTTGAATCATGATATTGAAGGTTTTGAAAATAAAACATTTTCTGTAGAGCATTTCAGCGAGCAGATTCACTTGAAAAAAGATTCTTTTTCTTCAGAACAGAGGAATATATTATATGATGTATTTGAAAAGCAGTTGTCAGATCTTACCCTTTCTTCAAAGCAGAAAGAAAACCTTGAACATCTAAAACTGCCAAACACTTTTACCATTACAACAGGACATCAGTTGAATTTGTTTTCAGGACCGGTTTTCTTTGTCTATAAAATTTTACAGACCATTAAAACCTGTGCCTATCTTAAAGAACATTTTCCAGATTTTAATTTTGTTCCAGTATATTGGATGGCTTCTGAAGATCATGATTTTGCTGAGATCAACCATTTTAAAACGGAGAATAATTATTATGAAATTAATGAGAAATCCGGTGGTCCTGTAGGCAGAATCAAAATTAATGATACTTACTTTATCTCTGAATTTGAAAAAGAATTCAAAGATTCAGTTTTTGGTACAGAACTGATCTTGATGTTGAAAGAAGCCTATAAGGTTGGAAATACTTTGACGCAAGCGATTCAGATCTTGGTAAACCGTCTTTTTTCAAAATTTGGATTGTTGATATTGGATGGAGATTCAAAGGAACTTAAAGAGCAGATTAAAGAGGTCTTTAAAGATGAATTGCTACATTTCAGCTTACATAAAACTTCAAAAGATAAAGTCGATTTTCTGACTGATAAATATGGCAAGGTTCAGGTGAATCCTCGTGAAATTAACCTTTTCTATCTTTCTGAAACGAGAGACAGAATAGATTTTAATGGACAGAAATATATTGTTGTAGATAAACATATTCAGTTTACGGAAGACGAAATTATTGCTGAGCTTGAAAATCACCCCGAAAAGTTCAGTCCAAATGCTTTAATGCGTCCGGTATATCAGGAAAAAGTATTGCCAAATCTTGCTTATATCGGGGGGAATGCTGAAATTATGTATTGGCTGGAGCTGAAAGATTATTTTTCAAAATTAGATATCCCATTCCCAATTCTGATTCCAAGAAACTCCATGCTTTTCCTGAAAGAGAAAATATTGGGGAAAATTGAAAAATTGGATCTTAAAATAGAAGATTTTTTCCAAAATTTTACAGTGATTACCAATCAAAAGATTTTAAATAATAATCCTATTTTAGAATTACTGAATACAAAAGAAGAAATGCTGGTTAACAATTTTGTTGCGTTAAAAGCAGCAGTTGAAACTACTGAGAAATCTTTTGGAAATATGGTGAAAGCAGAAGAAGTAAGACAGCTGAAATCATTTAAAAGAATGAAAAAACGTCTTCTTCATGCAGAAAAAATAAAACAAAATGAATTATTGGAAAGACTTGAAAAGCTGTTTTTAGATGTACATCCTTCCAAAACATGGCAGGAAAGAGTTTTCAACTTTAGTGTATTCTTTTCAGATGAAGGTTATCCATGGCTTGAAAATTGTTTGGAAGAGATGGTGGTTCAAGATTCCAAATTAATAATTGTTGCCATTTAA
- a CDS encoding GYDIA family GHMP kinase, translating into MSAIFSPGKLMLTSEYFAIDGALVLAVPTKLGQEFFFEEKDDNKSLIFWEALHQNKPWLKVVIDYKKWQILENNIPSSAEFIVKTLKNVQQLSTTKFKNDYTYHLKTNLQFPADFGLGSSSTLMNNLSEWAKVDPFYLNTISLGGSGYDIAVAKEKSAVLFQSKPEIWYEKIDFNPSFKNELIFIHLNQKQDSREGINLYKSKKKSQELVNEFSDITKKVLLCNELETFSELMMIHERKISDFIEIPTVKEKIFSDCPVFVKSLGAWGGDFVMSAKFGGFKEYFWEKGFTTVFKWSDLIDL; encoded by the coding sequence ATGAGCGCGATATTTTCACCGGGCAAGCTGATGCTTACTTCAGAATATTTCGCAATCGACGGAGCTCTTGTCTTAGCGGTACCTACCAAGCTGGGACAAGAGTTTTTTTTTGAAGAAAAAGATGATAACAAGTCTTTGATTTTCTGGGAAGCTCTTCATCAAAATAAACCTTGGTTAAAGGTTGTCATTGATTACAAAAAATGGCAAATCCTGGAAAACAACATTCCATCAAGTGCTGAATTTATTGTAAAAACATTAAAGAACGTTCAGCAGCTTTCTACTACAAAATTCAAAAACGATTATACTTACCATTTAAAAACCAATCTTCAGTTTCCTGCTGATTTTGGCCTTGGAAGCAGTTCAACATTGATGAACAACCTTTCTGAATGGGCTAAAGTTGATCCTTTCTATTTAAATACAATCAGTTTAGGCGGCAGTGGGTATGATATTGCTGTTGCAAAAGAAAAATCAGCCGTACTTTTTCAGAGCAAACCAGAAATCTGGTATGAGAAGATAGATTTTAATCCATCCTTTAAAAATGAATTGATTTTTATTCACTTAAATCAAAAGCAGGACAGCCGTGAAGGAATCAATCTTTACAAATCAAAAAAGAAGTCTCAGGAATTAGTTAATGAATTTTCAGATATCACAAAGAAAGTTTTATTATGCAATGAATTGGAAACCTTTTCTGAACTAATGATGATTCATGAGCGTAAAATTTCCGATTTTATTGAAATTCCTACAGTTAAAGAAAAAATATTCTCAGATTGCCCTGTATTTGTCAAAAGTTTGGGTGCTTGGGGCGGAGATTTCGTGATGAGTGCCAAATTTGGGGGCTTTAAAGAGTATTTTTGGGAGAAAGGTTTTACTACTGTTTTTAAATGGTCTGATTTAATTGATTTATAA
- the fabD gene encoding ACP S-malonyltransferase — translation MKALVFPGQGSQFVGMGKELYDSRKDIKDLMESANEILGFDILSIMFNGTDADLKKTEVTQPSIFIHSVAALKAVNGLGAEMVAGHSLGEFSALVANGVLSFDDGLKLVSERAKAMQEACDANPSSMAAILGLEDAKVEEICAQISGIVVPANYNCPGQLVISGETSAVEEACVKLKEAGAKRALLLPVNGAFHSPLMQPAQERLAAAIEKTKFRKATIPVYQNITTTAVTNPDEIKQNLIDQLTGPVKWTQSVQNMIKDGASNFVEVGPGKTLQGLIKKIDGSVESNSAI, via the coding sequence ATGAAAGCACTTGTATTTCCAGGGCAGGGTTCTCAGTTCGTAGGAATGGGAAAAGAATTGTATGATTCTAGAAAAGATATTAAAGATCTGATGGAATCTGCTAATGAAATTTTAGGTTTCGACATTCTTTCCATTATGTTTAACGGAACGGATGCGGATCTTAAGAAAACAGAGGTTACCCAGCCTTCAATTTTTATTCACTCAGTAGCAGCATTAAAAGCAGTAAACGGTCTTGGCGCTGAAATGGTAGCAGGACACTCTTTAGGAGAGTTCTCAGCATTGGTCGCTAATGGCGTTTTATCTTTTGATGATGGTTTGAAATTGGTTTCTGAGAGAGCTAAGGCTATGCAGGAGGCTTGTGATGCAAATCCAAGTTCAATGGCAGCTATTTTAGGTCTTGAGGATGCTAAAGTTGAAGAAATCTGTGCACAGATCAGTGGAATTGTTGTTCCGGCAAACTATAACTGCCCAGGACAATTGGTAATCTCAGGAGAAACTTCTGCAGTAGAAGAAGCTTGTGTGAAATTAAAAGAAGCAGGCGCAAAAAGAGCTTTATTATTACCGGTAAACGGAGCTTTCCATTCACCTTTGATGCAGCCGGCTCAGGAAAGATTAGCGGCTGCTATTGAAAAAACAAAATTCAGAAAAGCTACTATTCCTGTATACCAGAATATCACGACTACAGCAGTAACCAATCCTGATGAGATCAAACAAAATCTTATCGATCAGCTTACAGGTCCTGTAAAATGGACACAGTCTGTACAGAATATGATTAAAGATGGTGCTTCTAACTTTGTAGAAGTAGGACCAGGAAAAACTCTTCAGGGACTAATCAAAAAAATTGACGGATCAGTAGAATCTAATTCTGCCATCTAA
- the pckA gene encoding phosphoenolpyruvate carboxykinase (ATP) — translation MKNTKIIQDLEKLGIKGNYEVVCNPSYEELYQAEVSPENQGFEKAELTESGAVSVKTGIFTGRSPKDRYIVQDDVTRDTIFWDGKVNLPTTQEIFGSCKELVMTQLSEAKKIYVVDAFCGTNADTRLKVRFIMEVAWQAHFVTNMFIRPSHFELENFGEPDFTVINGSKTTNPNWEAQGLNSENFVMFNLTEKLQIIGGTWYGGEMKKGMFAMMNYYLPLKGMASMHCSANVGEKGDVALFFGLSGTGKTTLSADPKRYLIGDDEHGWDNNGVFNYEGGCYAKVIDLSEEKEPDIFRAIKRDALLENVVVHNGVADYTDGSITENTRVSYPIYHINKIVLPSKAGHASKIVYLSADAFGVLPPVSILNEDQAQYHFLCGYTSKLAGTERGITEPQPSFSPAFGEAFLTLHPTMYSKTLIGKMKEHGAKAYLVNTGWNGTGKRISLKDTRAIIDAIIDGSIDNAPKTQVPIMNLEIPTELPNVSTGILDPRDTYENASEWEEKAKDLASRYIKNFEQYCDTEEGKRLIPSGPQLQEQTI, via the coding sequence ATGAAAAACACTAAAATCATCCAGGATTTAGAGAAATTAGGGATTAAAGGAAACTATGAAGTAGTGTGTAACCCTTCGTATGAAGAATTATACCAGGCTGAAGTTTCTCCTGAAAATCAGGGGTTTGAGAAAGCGGAACTTACAGAATCGGGCGCGGTATCAGTAAAAACAGGAATTTTCACAGGTCGTTCACCTAAAGACAGATATATTGTTCAGGATGATGTTACAAGAGATACAATTTTCTGGGATGGTAAAGTAAACTTACCAACAACGCAGGAAATTTTCGGGTCTTGTAAAGAACTAGTGATGACTCAGCTTTCTGAAGCTAAGAAAATTTATGTTGTAGATGCTTTCTGTGGAACAAATGCAGATACAAGACTTAAGGTAAGATTTATTATGGAAGTAGCATGGCAGGCGCATTTTGTTACCAACATGTTTATCCGTCCTTCTCACTTCGAGCTTGAAAATTTTGGAGAACCAGATTTTACAGTAATCAATGGTTCTAAAACAACTAACCCTAACTGGGAAGCTCAGGGATTGAACTCTGAAAACTTCGTGATGTTCAACCTTACTGAAAAACTACAGATCATCGGAGGTACTTGGTACGGAGGTGAAATGAAGAAAGGGATGTTTGCTATGATGAACTATTACCTTCCATTAAAAGGAATGGCTTCAATGCACTGTTCTGCAAACGTAGGAGAAAAAGGGGATGTTGCTCTATTCTTTGGTCTTTCCGGAACAGGAAAAACTACTTTATCTGCAGATCCGAAAAGATACCTTATCGGTGACGATGAGCACGGATGGGATAACAATGGAGTATTTAACTATGAAGGTGGATGTTATGCTAAAGTAATTGACCTTTCAGAAGAGAAAGAACCGGATATCTTCAGAGCAATAAAAAGAGATGCGCTTCTTGAAAACGTTGTAGTACACAATGGAGTAGCAGATTATACAGATGGATCTATCACTGAAAATACAAGAGTTTCTTATCCAATCTATCATATTAATAAAATTGTATTACCATCTAAAGCTGGTCATGCAAGTAAGATCGTTTATCTTTCAGCGGATGCATTCGGAGTACTTCCTCCGGTTTCTATCCTGAATGAAGATCAAGCTCAATACCACTTCCTGTGCGGTTATACTTCAAAATTAGCTGGAACTGAAAGAGGAATTACTGAGCCTCAGCCATCTTTCTCTCCGGCATTTGGTGAAGCGTTCCTTACATTACACCCAACAATGTATTCTAAAACATTGATCGGAAAAATGAAAGAACACGGCGCTAAAGCGTATTTAGTAAACACAGGTTGGAATGGTACCGGAAAGAGAATTTCTCTAAAAGATACAAGAGCAATTATTGATGCGATCATTGACGGATCTATTGATAATGCTCCTAAAACTCAGGTTCCAATCATGAACTTAGAAATTCCTACTGAACTTCCAAACGTATCTACAGGTATTTTAGATCCTAGAGATACTTATGAAAATGCTTCAGAATGGGAAGAGAAAGCAAAAGATCTTGCTTCAAGATATATCAAAAACTTCGAACAGTATTGTGATACTGAAGAAGGTAAGAGATTAATTCCTTCTGGACCACAATTACAAGAACAAACTATCTAA
- a CDS encoding LysM peptidoglycan-binding domain-containing protein, which yields MIKRFFILSSLCMVLGVSAQKSHTVVQGDNPYNIAKKYGMTVDELLKLNPKHKDGKLAIGDVLAVKTEKAVTPVASKTATPEKVGTIAGTAVGKIILQPKQTIYGITKQYRISETDLRKLNPELDSHMKIGDEITLPLTSIKKYGGDQPTATATATATTKPVETPVEKTVTVTPTTSAAEGESYVIQAKDNYYRITKQFGISQQDLYTLNPGLEEKGLKPGETIKIKKINTDSGVETTNSKEKMDSGNEKSTPVSNNVVVGDDYVTYTVQQGDTVFSIVNKFGVSIDELIALNPDLSKGLKSGMVLKIKKQDPVYVKKNGDALSVVLMLPFGYSTNETQYRGMALDFLTGAKLAIERNARGGQKLDIKIVDSGNEASFKNSLTQINPENTDLIIGPFFKSNVIDVLDFTKNQKIPVVAPFANTPELYNYSNLIIVETNNQTYADKLIEEVKSVYSDQKIYVVADAKKENANYIKAGLEKAVKNPNIIIVNSPADIQPDQNMMTGQSAPVIAVLASDEMGEAFANKVIALSKEVQGVKAFSMFYSPVFEKKVDDLSQASLVYLMDRKINTDGNFEKEILAAYKSKYCKTPPKYAIVGFDVVNDMLTRENRKGEIFKQMNKVQTQLATKFEFVKSKSNGAYVNTGYRVIRLVP from the coding sequence ATGATAAAGAGGTTTTTTATTCTATCCAGTTTATGTATGGTTTTGGGAGTTTCAGCCCAGAAGTCGCATACCGTTGTACAAGGTGATAACCCTTACAACATTGCAAAGAAGTATGGAATGACTGTAGATGAATTGCTGAAACTAAACCCTAAACACAAAGATGGCAAGCTAGCTATTGGAGATGTTTTAGCCGTAAAAACAGAAAAGGCAGTAACTCCGGTTGCTTCTAAAACTGCTACACCTGAAAAAGTAGGCACAATTGCGGGAACTGCGGTAGGTAAAATTATTTTGCAGCCTAAGCAGACAATCTATGGGATTACAAAGCAATACAGAATCTCTGAAACTGATCTGAGAAAACTGAATCCTGAATTGGATTCTCATATGAAGATCGGAGATGAAATCACATTACCTCTTACCAGCATCAAAAAATATGGTGGAGACCAGCCTACAGCGACTGCAACTGCAACTGCAACAACAAAACCTGTAGAAACTCCTGTTGAAAAAACAGTTACGGTTACACCCACTACCTCTGCTGCAGAAGGAGAAAGCTATGTGATTCAGGCTAAAGATAATTATTACAGAATTACAAAACAGTTTGGGATTAGCCAACAGGATCTTTACACCTTAAATCCAGGATTGGAAGAAAAAGGACTGAAGCCTGGTGAAACCATTAAAATAAAAAAAATCAATACTGATTCTGGAGTTGAAACAACCAATTCAAAAGAAAAAATGGATTCAGGGAATGAAAAATCTACACCTGTTTCCAACAACGTAGTGGTTGGTGATGACTATGTGACTTATACCGTTCAGCAGGGAGATACCGTATTCTCTATTGTGAATAAGTTCGGAGTAAGTATCGATGAATTAATTGCTCTTAACCCAGACCTTTCCAAAGGGTTGAAATCAGGAATGGTTTTAAAAATCAAAAAACAGGATCCGGTTTACGTTAAGAAAAATGGTGATGCGCTAAGTGTGGTATTGATGCTTCCTTTCGGTTACAGCACCAATGAAACACAGTACAGAGGAATGGCTCTGGATTTCTTAACAGGTGCTAAACTTGCTATTGAAAGAAACGCAAGAGGAGGTCAGAAACTGGATATTAAAATTGTAGATTCAGGAAATGAAGCTTCTTTTAAAAACTCTCTAACGCAGATCAATCCTGAAAATACGGATCTTATCATTGGACCATTCTTTAAGTCCAATGTAATTGATGTATTAGATTTTACTAAAAATCAAAAAATTCCAGTTGTGGCTCCATTTGCCAATACACCGGAATTATATAACTATAGCAATTTGATTATCGTTGAAACGAATAATCAGACGTATGCAGATAAACTTATAGAAGAAGTTAAATCAGTATATTCAGATCAAAAGATATATGTAGTAGCAGACGCTAAAAAAGAAAATGCAAACTACATCAAAGCAGGGCTTGAAAAAGCAGTGAAAAATCCTAATATCATTATTGTTAATTCTCCGGCAGATATTCAACCGGATCAAAACATGATGACAGGACAGTCTGCTCCGGTTATTGCTGTTTTAGCTAGTGATGAGATGGGAGAAGCTTTTGCTAATAAAGTGATTGCCCTTTCTAAAGAAGTACAGGGAGTAAAAGCATTCAGTATGTTCTACTCTCCGGTTTTTGAGAAGAAAGTGGATGATTTGAGCCAGGCAAGTCTGGTATATCTGATGGACAGAAAGATCAATACAGATGGTAACTTTGAAAAAGAAATTCTTGCAGCTTATAAAAGTAAATACTGTAAGACTCCACCAAAATATGCTATCGTAGGTTTTGATGTTGTTAATGATATGTTGACAAGAGAAAATAGAAAAGGAGAAATCTTCAAACAAATGAATAAAGTACAGACTCAGCTTGCCACCAAATTTGAGTTTGTAAAATCTAAGTCGAACGGTGCCTATGTAAACACAGGTTATAGAGTAATCAGGCTGGTACCTTAG
- a CDS encoding putative porin, whose protein sequence is MKYILFIITFFGFAASAQVVKTEDAKKPKQPEDTLVIDSGKKDSLKIFKPTINDYQYQTQFSEKKVFDTVMTFNKTYIFSQYNNNDNFGRIQPANIGSGFNPLVFEVNAEQNLSLLPSNKSYMILGANDVKYYDVKTPTATFIYHNAMRNGAALNSTYTQNIGKRFNFSIEYMGLRSQGLYRNSLAANNNTIFSGHYVSKSGNYELFAHYLHQNVNNQESGGITEDNLFQSGDSNYKNRQNAQVNLASTSSQFAYRRYYLSHQFTPFNAEKFPFSIRHTIFHQGNKYYYNQGALESYWYETAADLVNGFPLTTKKYSSNLSNTLSLVFNNEKFKLDAGVRYQMIKFGIRDVVSLDGVPFPGELKENRIGAVGNLQVKLWDKVQLNSFLEFSNGSQFKSYLRTTNNLKFEPIKDYFVNAKVNFQSAYPSFNYLLNTSVYNNFNYYLENAKNQSIMELGGSINLKWFKTELFANYFRIDNYTYFDNNGAPKQSENSLNISQIGGDATFSYGKFHLNTRLHFQNALTNKNLLPMPSFVGRANFFYQTQAFKKAAEIQAGLKVYYFSKFNSREYFPVLNEYVLPGNDSFAIGGQPIADLYINMKVKKMFFFIEGQQVGTFISNNKAYAFPHYPVYDFRLNIGIVWYLFN, encoded by the coding sequence ATGAAGTATATCCTTTTCATAATCACTTTCTTCGGCTTCGCTGCCAGTGCACAGGTTGTTAAAACAGAAGATGCCAAAAAGCCTAAACAGCCGGAAGATACTCTGGTCATAGACTCCGGGAAGAAAGATTCCTTAAAAATTTTTAAACCAACGATCAACGATTATCAATACCAGACTCAGTTTTCGGAAAAGAAAGTTTTTGATACGGTTATGACGTTTAATAAAACGTATATTTTCTCACAATATAACAATAACGATAACTTTGGAAGAATACAGCCTGCGAATATCGGATCAGGATTTAATCCCTTAGTCTTTGAGGTGAACGCAGAACAGAATTTATCTTTATTGCCTTCCAATAAATCGTATATGATTTTAGGTGCAAATGATGTGAAGTATTACGATGTGAAAACACCTACTGCAACATTTATCTATCATAATGCAATGAGAAATGGAGCCGCACTAAATTCTACCTATACCCAAAATATTGGAAAAAGATTCAATTTTTCCATTGAATATATGGGGCTTCGTTCACAGGGACTTTACAGAAATTCATTGGCGGCTAATAACAATACCATTTTCTCCGGACATTATGTTTCAAAAAGTGGAAACTATGAATTATTTGCGCACTACCTTCATCAGAATGTTAACAACCAGGAAAGTGGGGGAATTACCGAAGATAACTTGTTTCAAAGTGGAGACAGCAATTATAAGAACAGACAGAATGCTCAGGTTAATCTGGCGTCAACGAGTTCGCAGTTTGCCTACAGAAGATATTATCTAAGCCATCAGTTTACTCCGTTCAATGCTGAAAAATTTCCATTCAGCATCAGGCATACGATTTTTCATCAGGGAAATAAATATTATTATAATCAGGGAGCCTTGGAAAGCTATTGGTATGAAACTGCTGCTGATTTAGTTAATGGATTTCCTTTGACAACAAAAAAATATTCCAGTAATCTGAGTAATACTTTGAGCCTGGTTTTTAATAATGAAAAGTTCAAGTTAGATGCTGGGGTTCGATATCAGATGATTAAATTTGGAATAAGAGATGTTGTCTCTCTTGATGGAGTACCTTTTCCGGGTGAGCTTAAAGAAAACAGAATTGGAGCTGTAGGAAACCTACAGGTAAAACTTTGGGATAAAGTTCAGCTTAATTCATTCCTTGAGTTTTCAAACGGAAGTCAGTTTAAAAGCTATCTGAGAACAACAAACAATCTGAAGTTTGAGCCTATAAAAGATTATTTTGTGAATGCAAAAGTGAACTTCCAGAGTGCTTATCCATCATTCAACTATTTATTGAATACTTCAGTTTATAATAACTTCAATTATTATCTTGAAAATGCGAAGAATCAATCTATAATGGAGCTTGGAGGAAGTATTAATCTGAAATGGTTTAAAACAGAACTTTTTGCCAACTACTTTAGAATTGATAATTATACCTACTTTGATAACAATGGAGCTCCTAAGCAGAGTGAGAACTCATTGAATATTTCTCAAATTGGGGGGGATGCTACATTCAGCTATGGTAAATTCCATTTAAATACAAGACTGCATTTCCAAAATGCGCTAACGAATAAGAACTTGCTTCCAATGCCAAGTTTTGTAGGGAGAGCAAACTTCTTCTATCAGACACAAGCATTTAAAAAGGCAGCAGAAATTCAGGCAGGACTTAAAGTATATTATTTCTCTAAATTTAATTCCAGAGAATATTTCCCGGTTCTTAATGAATATGTTCTTCCAGGCAACGATTCATTCGCTATTGGTGGACAACCTATTGCCGATCTATATATTAATATGAAGGTGAAAAAAATGTTCTTCTTCATAGAGGGACAACAGGTGGGTACCTTTATTTCTAATAACAAAGCTTACGCATTTCCACATTATCCGGTGTATGATTTCAGACTGAATATCGGAATCGTATGGTATTTGTTCAACTAA